One genomic window of Punica granatum isolate Tunisia-2019 chromosome 1, ASM765513v2, whole genome shotgun sequence includes the following:
- the LOC116190925 gene encoding vacuolar-processing enzyme-like, translated as MSRPSTAMASLLLLLLFAVAGLSSAARNLDGDVIKLPSESSRFFHNDGDADGDSVETRWAVLIAGSSGFWNYRHQADVCHAYQVLKRGGLKDENIIVFMYDDIASNEENPRPGVIINSPHGDDVYGGVPKDYTGEDVTANNFFAVILGNKSALTGGSGKVVDSGPNDHVFIYYSDHGGPGVLGMPAGPFLYANDLIDVLKKKHASGTYRSMVFYLEACESGSIFEGLLPEGLNIYATTAANAEESSWGTYCPGETPGPPPEYETCLADLYSVAWMEDSDAHNMQRETLHQQYELVKRRTANDNSAYGSHVMQYGDIRLSMENLYLYIGSNPANDNLTFVDDNALRPSSKGVNQRDADLLHFWHKFKKAPEGSTRKSEAQKQFVEVMTHRMHVDHGIKLIGKLLFGIEKGPEVLSSVRSAGQPLVDDWSCLKGLVRTFETHCGSLSQYGMKHMRAFANICNAGITKRQMAEASAQACDRIPQGPWSSLSRGFSS; from the exons ATGAGCCGCCCCTCCACCGCCATGGCcagcctcctcctcctcctgttATTCGCCGTTGCCGGCCTCTCCTCTGCCGCTCGGAACCTCGACGGAGACGTCATAAAGCTCCCATCCGAGTCATCCAGATTCTTCCACAACGATGGCGACGCCGACGGCGATTCTGTCGAGACCCGCTGGGCGGTCCTGATCGCCGGATCCAGCGGCTTCTGGAACTACAGGCATCAG GCTGATGTTTGCCACGCATATCAAGTCCTGAAGAGAGGAGGATTGAAGGATGAAAACATTATTGTGTTCATGTATGATGATATTGCATCCAATGAAGAGAACCCCAGGCCAGGAGTCATCATCAACAGTCCTCATGGAGATGATGTTTATGGAGGAGTCCCCAAG GATTATACTGGCGAAGATGTCACAGCAAACAACTTTTTTGCTGTTATACTTGGAAATAAGAGTGCTCTTACAGGCGGTAGTGGGAAGGTCGTGGATAGTGGTCCAAATGATCACGTCTTCATATACTATTCTGATCATGGCGGTCCTGGAGTGCTTG GAATGCCTGCTGGTCCTTTCCTCTATGCTAATGATTTGATAGATGTCTTGAAAAAGAAGCATGCTTCAGGGACTTATAGAAGCATG GTTTTTTATCTTGAAGCTTGTGAGTCAGGAAGTATCTTTGAAGGCCTTCTTCCTGAAGGTTTGAACATCTATGCTACGACTGCAGCAAATGCAGAGGAGAGCAGCTGGGGAACTTATTGCCCTGGAGAGACTCCTGGTCCTCCCCCAGAGTATGAGACATGTCTGGCTGACTTGTatagtgttgcttggatggaGGACAG TGATGCACATAACATGCAGAGGGAAACTTTGCACCAGCAGTATGAATTG GTGAAAAGGAGGACTGCTAATGACAACTCTGCTTACGGTTCCCATGTAATGCAATATGGTGACATAAGATTAAGCATGGAAAATCTCTACCTGTATATTGGTTCCAATCCTGCAAATGATAATCTCACTTTTGTGGATGACAATGCCTTGAGGCCTTCCTCGAAGGGTGTTAACCAACGGGATGCTGACCTCCTCCATTTCTGGCACAAG TTTAAGAAGGCCCCGGAGGGCTCTACCAGGAAATCTGAGGCTCAAAAGCAGTTTGTTGAAGTTATGACACACAGAATGCACGTGGATCACGGTATAAAACTGATAGGGAAGCTTCTTTTTGGAATCGAGAAAGGTCCAGAGGTTCTGAGCAGTGTTCGATCTGCTGGACAGCCTCTTGTTGATGATTGGAGTTGCCTTAAAGGCCTG GTGAGGACATTCGAGACTCACTGCGGGTCCCTCTCTCAGTACGGCATGAAGCATATGCGAGCCTTTGCAAACATCTGCAATGCCGGGATTACCAAGCGGCAAATGGCGGAAGCATCAGCTCAAGCCTGTGACCGTATCCCACAAGGTCCTTGGAGCTCTCTCAGCCGAGGGTTCAGTTCATAA